TATAGATTTAGTCCTAACAACAATACATCCAGCTCTCTCCATCATATTAGCCGCTTCAATATTATGATAAGGTGGAGTAAAAACCACTAAATTAACCTTGTTTTTACTGATAAGCTTTTCTGCAATAATCCACGGCTCAGTATCCGCAACTGTTTGTTCTAAATCGCTGAATAATAAGATGTAATCATTACTTCTAGAAAATTTCTTAACCGTTCTAAGAGCTAAACTAATGTTTGTATAGCCTTTAAATCCTTCAATAAATAGTTTCTCGAGATAGTTCACTATTAAGCCGCGATTTAGGGAACCAGGCGGCTTATTAACAAATACCTTATCCGAGAATAAGATTATGTTTTTCACTATAGGCATAATAGAGGCTAGTGAAAGTACAGCCCATAAAGAGTGTTTTATCATTGAACCACTAATATCAATTAGGGTGAAAACCCTAAATTCTCTGTCCTTATCACGTTTTACAATGTTATAGTTAAACCTAGAATAATTGAAAACCGTTTTCCTAACATCCATACGTCCACGAATAGAGCTTATCTTTTTACGTTTGCTCAGCGTAGTTCCAGAAAGAGATGCAGTATACTTTAAAATCTCATATCCTATTCTTATAGCTCTAGATAGCTGCTCCCTATTTATTCCTGTATTAGAACTCATAATATCCCATATTTTAGCAGTAATGAATTCAACAGAATTAATCGGCATAATTATTCCTAGATAATATAATAGTTTTTTCTTATCGCCACTAATTATAGATCTATATATTGGTCTAAGATTAGGCTCTAAGCTGTCAGGATTAATTTTTTCAGCAAAATATATTGAATAGTTTAAATATGATTCATCCCCTGTAATCATATAAGTAATAATGTTCGCTAAACTTTTTCCAAGAAGAACCTTGTCTTTTAAATCAGACACTCTATTCAGACTACCTATTGAAGATAAAGATATAGGGTCAAGATTTTTAAGTATATTTAACAAGTTTTTATTCTTATATATTCTAGAGATAATCTTCCATCTCTCTTTCAAAGGCATATTTTCTAGATCATCAACTATTTTCCTCACATTTAATTTTTTCGGAGTATTCCATTGAAGACTATATGGTCCCATATATTTTTCTATTCTCAAACTCTTGTCTTCTATGATGCGGCTTATTTTTTTCCATTCAAACCAGCTAGGATCCCAGCCGTTCGCAAGTCTTCTACGCAGTTCATTCAATAATCTCCTGTTAACTTTAGGACTATAACCATAAAATTTTGATAGAAAACCTAATAGGTCATTGTTATCGATTCTTCCGAGAAAATTAGAAGTGAGTATGCGGGACCATAAAATACTTGGTATTTCATCTAGGTATTTATATATGTCTTTTAGCTCTAAACTCCTCATAGCCTCATTATCGAGTTGTTTACTATAGATTTTTTTATTTATTACAAGCTTACCGTCTCGTCCGCGATAGAGGAGCTTGTTTTTTCTCAACCAGATATAATCTAGAATATCCGATGAAGAAGTATTATACCTAAATATCTCAGAGACTGTTATCTTGTTTTTACCATGGATCCTTCTTAGTATGTTCATTTTACTATCATATGTTATTGTTGTTTCATCCTCTACACGCTTATAGTTTTTCTCGGGAAGA
This is a stretch of genomic DNA from Staphylothermus hellenicus DSM 12710. It encodes these proteins:
- a CDS encoding vWA domain-containing protein, with amino-acid sequence MEFSNENSLDNKKIMEYIKNIVFEGINKYENIRQGEPLSIDRAELFIKIYVTLSELVKNRPDKSIIFEEFYRSFLPEKNYKRVEDETTITYDSKMNILRRIHGKNKITVSEIFRYNTSSSDILDYIWLRKNKLLYRGRDGKLVINKKIYSKQLDNEAMRSLELKDIYKYLDEIPSILWSRILTSNFLGRIDNNDLLGFLSKFYGYSPKVNRRLLNELRRRLANGWDPSWFEWKKISRIIEDKSLRIEKYMGPYSLQWNTPKKLNVRKIVDDLENMPLKERWKIISRIYKNKNLLNILKNLDPISLSSIGSLNRVSDLKDKVLLGKSLANIITYMITGDESYLNYSIYFAEKINPDSLEPNLRPIYRSIISGDKKKLLYYLGIIMPINSVEFITAKIWDIMSSNTGINREQLSRAIRIGYEILKYTASLSGTTLSKRKKISSIRGRMDVRKTVFNYSRFNYNIVKRDKDREFRVFTLIDISGSMIKHSLWAVLSLASIMPIVKNIILFSDKVFVNKPPGSLNRGLIVNYLEKLFIEGFKGYTNISLALRTVKKFSRSNDYILLFSDLEQTVADTEPWIIAEKLISKNKVNLVVFTPPYHNIEAANMMERAGCIVVRTKSINDIFKWFKRGLNFKIQSKLIHVRGLK